In one Asterias amurensis chromosome 9, ASM3211899v1 genomic region, the following are encoded:
- the LOC139942135 gene encoding uncharacterized protein isoform X1, producing MMYPHVSLAQRLSAVISVLVLLWSSQCWAQQVIAKCWLFSPDVDEASINVEMSTVNRGDRSDAATGGQLWSVSAKVTWARPPTLGVDGAYAVSVVRMPSFQPPKLCQIETTETVVTPEEFVFNGLDFGFLYEFRIFVVNRTALSKSLVVVAKGFGTSDCFQATGDKEFCRTAEVQFAGSPIEPRLDALCRKQANSSTIKAQVSWEPPIQIQGFVTAYKMQYSQADAPAGTLPEVTTAMPDISEGGRVHSELFDLATGTSYTLLISAFVVQDGGFNEGLEVELNFQTTGALTSFSICMDLPTTLAPPTPPKKVTPKPPPVKQPTTPSPGNLNIINATVMTEDVLTGTMAEQPTSNTETTRLPDVTTRSTTKDHVGEKAVSSSKTAGIAVAACLVSIGIICAAVLFVLHLLKERTTKEAAIRPDTKGAQKGTKTTTSPA from the exons atg atgTATCCACACGTTAGCCTAGCGCAAAGGTTATCTGCTGTTATTTCTGTACTAGTACTGCTGTGGTCGTCACAATGCTGGGCACAACAGGTTATCGCCAAATGCTGGCTGTTCTCGC ctgaCGTGGACGAAGCGAGTATCAATGTCGAGATGTCCACGGTGAACCGGGGTGACAGGAGTGACGCAGCCACGGGGGGACAACTGTGGAGCGTCTCGGCCAAAGTGACGTGGGCAAGACCACCAA CTCTTGGCGTCGATGGCGCTTATGCAGTCAGCGTGGTTCGAATGCCGTCGTTTCAGCCACCCAAATTATGCCAAATTGAGACCACAGAAACTGTTGTC acGCCAGAGGAGTTTGTGTTCAATGGATTGGACTTCGGGTTTCTGTACGAGTTCAGG ATATTTGTAGTCAACCGCACAGCTCTCTCGAAGTCTCTGGTCGTCGTAGCGAAGGGATTCGGTACATCTG ACTGCTTTCAGGCAACAGGGGACAAAGAATTTTGCCGAACTGCTG AGGTACAGTTTGCTGGATCACCCATCGAGCCTCGCCTAGACGCCCTCTGCCGGAAGCAGGCAAACAGCTCTACAATCAAGGCCCAGGTATCATGGGAACCACCCATACAGATACAAGGATTCGTTACGGCGTACAAGATGCAATATTCACAAGCGGATGCTCCGGCCGGAACCCTACCGGAGGTGACAACGGCAATGCCCGATATATCCGAAGGG GGAAGGGTTCACAGTGAGCTGTTTGATTTGGCAACTGGGACGTCTTACACACTGCTG ATTTCAGCATTTGTAGTCCAAGATGGCGGTTTCAATGAGGGATTAGAAGTTGAGCTTAACTTTCAGACCACCG GTGCGCTGACGTCTTTCTCTATCTGCATGGATCTTCCGACTACCCTTGCACCACCCACTCCTCCTAAGAAAGTAACCCCCAAGCCACCACCAGTCAAACAACCGACCACACCTAGTCCCGGGAACTTGAACATAATAAATGCCACTGTAATGACCGAGGACGTGCTGACCGGCACCATGGCCGAACAACCGACGAGTAACACGGAGACAACTCGCCTCCCAGATGTGACGACACGGTCGACGACCAAAGACCACGTGGGGGAGAAGGCGGTGTCTTCGTCGAAGACGGCGGGGATTGCTGTGGCTGCCTGCCTGGTGTCAATAGGTATAATCTGTGCTGCGGTCCTGTTCGTATTGCATCTCTTGAAGGAGAGGACGACAAAAGAGGCTGCGATCAGACCAGACACGAAGGGTGCGCAGAAAGGGACTAAGACGACGACTTCACCCGCCTAA
- the LOC139942135 gene encoding uncharacterized protein isoform X2 — protein sequence MMYPHVSLAQRLSAVISVLVLLWSSQCWAQQVIAKCWLFSPDVDEASINVEMSTVNRGDRSDAATGGQLWSVSAKVTWARPPTLGVDGAYAVSVVRMPSFQPPKLCQIETTETVVTPEEFVFNGLDFGFLYEFRIFVVNRTALSKSLVVVAKGFGTSDCFQATGDKEFCRTAEVQFAGSPIEPRLDALCRKQANSSTIKAQVSWEPPIQIQGFVTAYKMQYSQADAPAGTLPEVTTAMPDISEGGRVHSELFDLATGTSYTLLISAFVVQDGGFNEGLEVELNFQTTGALTSFSICMDLPTTLAPPTPPKKVTPKPPPVKQPTTPSPGNLNIINATVMTEDVLTGTMAEQPTSNTETTRLPDVTTRSTTKDHVGEKAVSSSKTAGIAVAACLVSIGIICAAVLFVLHLLKERTTKEAAIRPDTKGAQKGTKTTTSPA from the exons ATG atgTATCCACACGTTAGCCTAGCGCAAAGGTTATCTGCTGTTATTTCTGTACTAGTACTGCTGTGGTCGTCACAATGCTGGGCACAACAGGTTATCGCCAAATGCTGGCTGTTCTCGC ctgaCGTGGACGAAGCGAGTATCAATGTCGAGATGTCCACGGTGAACCGGGGTGACAGGAGTGACGCAGCCACGGGGGGACAACTGTGGAGCGTCTCGGCCAAAGTGACGTGGGCAAGACCACCAA CTCTTGGCGTCGATGGCGCTTATGCAGTCAGCGTGGTTCGAATGCCGTCGTTTCAGCCACCCAAATTATGCCAAATTGAGACCACAGAAACTGTTGTC acGCCAGAGGAGTTTGTGTTCAATGGATTGGACTTCGGGTTTCTGTACGAGTTCAGG ATATTTGTAGTCAACCGCACAGCTCTCTCGAAGTCTCTGGTCGTCGTAGCGAAGGGATTCGGTACATCTG ACTGCTTTCAGGCAACAGGGGACAAAGAATTTTGCCGAACTGCTG AGGTACAGTTTGCTGGATCACCCATCGAGCCTCGCCTAGACGCCCTCTGCCGGAAGCAGGCAAACAGCTCTACAATCAAGGCCCAGGTATCATGGGAACCACCCATACAGATACAAGGATTCGTTACGGCGTACAAGATGCAATATTCACAAGCGGATGCTCCGGCCGGAACCCTACCGGAGGTGACAACGGCAATGCCCGATATATCCGAAGGG GGAAGGGTTCACAGTGAGCTGTTTGATTTGGCAACTGGGACGTCTTACACACTGCTG ATTTCAGCATTTGTAGTCCAAGATGGCGGTTTCAATGAGGGATTAGAAGTTGAGCTTAACTTTCAGACCACCG GTGCGCTGACGTCTTTCTCTATCTGCATGGATCTTCCGACTACCCTTGCACCACCCACTCCTCCTAAGAAAGTAACCCCCAAGCCACCACCAGTCAAACAACCGACCACACCTAGTCCCGGGAACTTGAACATAATAAATGCCACTGTAATGACCGAGGACGTGCTGACCGGCACCATGGCCGAACAACCGACGAGTAACACGGAGACAACTCGCCTCCCAGATGTGACGACACGGTCGACGACCAAAGACCACGTGGGGGAGAAGGCGGTGTCTTCGTCGAAGACGGCGGGGATTGCTGTGGCTGCCTGCCTGGTGTCAATAGGTATAATCTGTGCTGCGGTCCTGTTCGTATTGCATCTCTTGAAGGAGAGGACGACAAAAGAGGCTGCGATCAGACCAGACACGAAGGGTGCGCAGAAAGGGACTAAGACGACGACTTCACCCGCCTAA